Sequence from the Panicum virgatum strain AP13 chromosome 5N, P.virgatum_v5, whole genome shotgun sequence genome:
GCTCACTGACATGTGTACCCAACAGCACTCAGGTCTACTAGGGCATGATACAGTTCAATCCTAGGGGCCCAAGGGTCAGTTTTACCAGGGCAAGCAATGAAGCAAACCTATTGCTTGAAATACCGTGGTTTACATTTCAATTCAGGAAAATCCCATCCCGGTCCACCAGTACTCGAGACTGGCGTACCCCCATCACCATCTAATACACCATTGTGTTACATGTTCGTGGCTTCATCCCACTCTTCGCTAGCATCAGATCTCAGATCTTGATCAATCAAACATGAAACCAAGCGTGGTAATGAGTACAAGCATCAAAAACACCCATGCAACAATCTGGCAGGTGTGGTGAACATGACCAGCAATTCGACATCCTCTTATCAATCTGAACCCCAAGCCTCATCACGCATGGCTTGTCGAGCAGCAATCCTGttctttctctcttcctcctgTTTCTTCAGTTCATCCGACCCAAAGTTTGTAAATTGCTTCAATCCCATACCATGAGCAATTAGCCTTTGAGCTGTTCTTGCAGATGTCTTTGGTCTCGGCTTGGGTGGTTCTAGGTCTGCACCAAGACACAAGAGCAACTTTAAACAGAGTgtgaggttttttttttttaaaaaaaatatcgtACTACCAAGAGAGGTGAGCAAGTAGAAAGGAAATATCATAAAATACAAGATATTACCTCTACCGTCTATTTTTGTCAATAAATCATCATTCTCCTTCAATGACCGCACCTTGTATCTTGGAGGTATGCAAGACTGAGCCTCACTAGCTACAAGTTAATTGGAAAGAATCAAGGGATCAGAATGCATGCAAGCAAAGACAAGAACAACAAGAGTGGATGGATGGACAGTTCATAGCATCTGCATGAAGTTCTAGGTTAACAGAATAGAATCACAGTGAGTCAGCATAAAATTTGAACAATTAACCCAAGTAACATAGGCAAACTGTGCATTCTGTAGCCTAGTTTGGAATTGACCAAAATATAACATTTATTCCCGGCATGCCACACACTGGAGGGAGAGGGAATTGTATTGTATCTCTTTTCAGGTTGTGCCAAAAGAACAACCATGTAGAAATAGCGTTAGAAAAAGCTGCAAGAATGAAAGTACCAGCTGATGGAGTCCGAAAAACAGCAAGTGCGGAAGTATCATTAACCCAGCGAATGGCAACTCCATGATCCCCAAACTTCTCAAAAATCCTTTCCAGATCTGTTGTGCGCGTGCTTGGTAAAAAGTCATATAGGACAAGAACATGCCTTGTCCCAAACTGTCTAGCAGCTACAAAAAATAAGCCAAACAATTAGTCCTTCATCTCTCAGCATAAACAAGCTAACTGTACAGAAAGAAATGAATACCCTTAATACCTGCAACAGCATTGTTCTCCTGCTCATCTACATGGCCTTTTGATCCACTATGAGGACTAGACTCTTTGTCATCCAAGTCCCTTTCTGAACCACACTGGTCACTGTACAGAACACTCTTATCATAGAGAAATGaacccctccccctccttttGGGTCCTGATGGGGTGCTACTTTTCTCTGAAGAGCTACAAGAAGGCACCCTAGCTTCTTGATCCAGGGAGCTCACTAGTGTGTCATCAAGTGCGCCGCTATCTGCAATAGCCTCCCAATCTGCAAGCACCAAAGAAGGAAAGATCTCAGTTTTCTATGAGATATGTACACAAGACAAATAGGTTGGGCACACTACAAAAACAataccatcttcttcatcgtcaTTGTTTTGTTCAGTATTAGCTGAGACTTCAGAGTCCTTAGAACCCACCGCGCCCTCTTGTGATATACATTTCTGTGGCAACTCCTGGTCCCTTCAGAAACATTGTTTGACACAAAACAAACGGAAGTAAGAAGGAAAGGGATGTCCATATAGGAGGATACAGATCAAGCCAATTAAACCGCGGAAGTCAAACTGCTGCTACTTAGACACATAGTATTTTGCCACTGAATCTTGGGTAATCTACTAGCAGCCAAAACTCAATGTAATCACGCAGTTGGATGGAGTAGCAATATATAATATTCAAGTAGCAACTAATAGACTAGAGAAAGGTTGAGATGCTAAAAGTAGGGGTAATCAAGAATTAAGTGATGAATCCCTCCTGATCCTACATCATCACGTTTCGCATTAGTATCCAGTGTATAAACCCCAACCCAATGAACCTAACTCTAATAGTAACCGAACAGAGAAATAAGTTATTGAACAAATTGGCCGAAGCAAAACGCCCGACCAGGAACTGCGAGAGCAAGCGTGTAGATTCTTGTGGTGTTAAAGGCAACGAGGACGAGAAGGGGAACAAACCCTAGGGCCCcaggggctgcggcgcgggATCGGAGGACGATGGCGCGGGCGCGGAGCTCGTCAACGCGGAGAGTGTTGCCGCGGGAGGCGTGCAGGCCCGCGAGGTCCCCGAGCGCCgtggcgaggcggaggccggcggccgagggagcggcggcggaggtggagagGTTGGAGACGACAGACTCGAGGAGAGCGATGGCGCCATCGACGTTGCCGGCGTCGACCAGGTCGTCGACCTCCTCCGTCCAACGGGGGCCGTCCATGGGCGCCCGCTCTCCTTGGACTAGTAGGGGTGAgcgcgagcacggcggcgctccgccTGCTACTTGGTCGCCCCAACCCCCAAGCCCCCAatacctcaaaaaaaaaaaaaaaaaccccccaAGCCCCCAAgcccaacttttttttttgtttggacgCAAGTTGCCGAACAGAATCATTTTCATCCTGATCAGCacgtgcaccgccgccgccacaccttGCCGCCAGTCTTCGCCACCTTCATTTCCGTATGGATCCGCCAGATCGGTAAGTGTTTCCTGATCTAAGCATTACCATATAAAAGCAGCATCAGAAGGTTGAATCACATCTCAGCACAATCAGATTTCATTGCGGACACCGGTGCACCACAGTGCAGCTCCATCAGCAAGCTCCGCTGAGGACAGTGCATCCACTTGAAAAAACCGAACACAGAAATTACTCGAGTTGCAGTTAGGAATTTCATTTTCGAACGAGAGATATATATCTAGGTAAAAAGTGTTTTTAAACATAGATATTTAACATTTGGACCCAACTGTGTTATAATAATGGGCCGATTACAGCCCAACACTGTGTGGAAGCTCTTAGATATGATATGGTTCTTGAACCGGTGGCCCGGTCCGTCCCCCCCCCTACGAAGGTGGCGTCAGAGTCGGGCCACGGCGGTCCGCGGGCCACTCACGCTGCTTCGTATCCTcatccctcccctcccttcccttTTTGTGCGGCGCCGGGCATCTGAAACCCTAGGTCTGACGATTCAGTTTCGCCGCGGAGCGAGACACGAAGACCCAGCTTGCGCCTCAAAAAAACTTTATGGTTAATGAAGGTTGAATGACGTTTAGGATTTTCGTGTTGGTTGATTGCAAATTAGGTAGTTATGGTGAGCTGTTCGACTTCTTTGAACGTGAACGCTTCACTAGGTATTATAATGTGTAAGTATACTGAGTTCTTCTTTAGAGACCTCCATAAAGAATCTGGCATGATGTCTATTGTTAGTATCTGAAACAAGTACTAGTACTGGCAGATTATTCAGTGCATTAAATCAACTGCGTTTAGAGGTCTGTATTAACCTTGTTTCAGCGCATTAAATTAACGGCGCTCACCTTATTTGGATTAGGATCAGAAGCAGTTCAGTGCTCATATACTATGCTGAACCCACCATTCATTTTtcttataaaactttttatacAAGTTTGCATTGCCTTTGGGTTTTGTATATGGACAATAGGATATGGAAAACCATTAAACTTTCCTACTGATTCTGATGCCCATGTGGCTGCTTCTATGGTGGTTTCCTGTAAAGCTGTCTAGATTGTCAAGTCCTGCATAACATAATTGAACTAAGAAATGAGCTTATGCGGTCATATAATTTGGAGTCTCCTGCCAAAATTATCATGTTTCTGTATGCCTGATCTAAAAAGGATATCGAAACAGTTGCTTATTACACCTGTTTGGAGTACTGTCCGACAAACTTGTTCTTGGTTAGCATTTATCGAAGTTGATGTTTGAACTTACAGGGGAAAAAAGGGTCATGAGCCCAGCCTTGACATAAAACTTGTATATGTGATCTGCTGATGAGTAGTTCTGTGTTAGTTTTATTACATCATTTTACTGCTGTGGCCCACATTTTGTACTTTTCTTTAAAACACACGCTTCTTCCTCAGTGCTATGAAGATGCTAAAACGTAGAAGAAGCTTGAAGAGGAATGAAAGTGTCGATGATCTCACAAGAAGTTCAAAGAAGAATAAAAGAACTTATCTGACAAGAACCTCAACAAAGAACAAAATAATTCGCAATGAAGGAGAGACAACTGAGTTACTGATTTCAGGTTTTCTGTCCCTTCCTCTTTTCTGCTCATGTTTCTTACAGCACTATCTGAACACTCACTGCAGCGTTGTATCATGTTTCTTTAACTAGGTGACTTGCATCTGGAATCAAATCGTCTGGAGCGAGCTCAGTGAACAAGTTGTATCAAAGTTGTCTAAAAGTGTTGTCTCGCTTTCTCTATCCAATGGTGATTATATGTGCTGTTTCTACTTTTCTTACTCTTATCAGATATTTTAAACATCGCTGAATAAAATTGATGAAAATTACGATTTAGGACGCATGGTGTTATTTACATGCTCGGGCATAGCTGTACAACGCGAGAGGAATATTACAAGGTTTGTGACTTCAGCAAGCTTGGTTAAAGCtttatttaaagaaaaaaaataccacGATAACTTAAAGGTTGGTGCTGGTAATCATCCTTTACTAATTCTTTTCTTTTACATAAGATAACTGTAAACATTGTTTACCATTCTTTTGCTTTACCATTATAGGTCAAAGTATGCCATAAAGACAGTGTCGTTATAGGGTTCTTGGGAGAATATGATCTAGATTGCAATTTTGCTGTTGTCAACGCCAAGAACTTCCTGGATCTTGAAACCGTAGGTTTCAGATATCTGTTGGAATTTCCACCTGATGGTAATGTGGTATCTGTAGGGCATGAAATCTCTGGCAacttaagagcatctccagcaaggCCAACAAACAGAGACCCTATTCACATTTTAGAAGCCAGAGCTAAAAAATGAAGTCCAGCAGGGGTCGTATCCTACCTCCTAAAATGTGCAGATCGCTATCTTAGCCTCCCGAGCACAAGTGGGATACTAAAGTGTGATTTAAGCAGATCTGTCCCATCACTTGTGAGAACAACTTGTAAAATCTCTAAGGTAGATTTGCATTGCAACACAAGTATTTTAATCTGTTTCTATTATTATATTTGGTAAAATATATCTTTGGGGCAACAGAATGATGTTTTTCCTACGTAATTCTTGTTTGGTTTTCACTTTATGTTATTCCAATCATCCTATGTAACATGTATCGCTTGTAATCCTTTTCCTTTGCTTGGTGCTAGGTTTGTGAAGGTGGGGCAGTTTTTTATTATGATGGAAACTTTCTTGGCATGAATCTTGTTTTCAGTACCGAAGGAACCTTGTTCATGCCAGAGTACAGACTTCATGAAAAGTTGTTTCATTTCTGTACACCCGTGGAAGAGATTAGATTTCCTAAGAAAGTCAGGTATGTCTTGTATATTTCCAATGAGGCACCTACTCCCTCCTATCCCGTTTCCCTCTCTCTATGTG
This genomic interval carries:
- the LOC120674048 gene encoding R3H and coiled-coil domain-containing protein 1-like isoform X1 codes for the protein MDGPRWTEEVDDLVDAGNVDGAIALLESVVSNLSTSAAAPSAAGLRLATALGDLAGLHASRGNTLRVDELRARAIVLRSRAAAPGALGDQELPQKCISQEGAVGSKDSEVSANTEQNNDDEEDDWEAIADSGALDDTLVSSLDQEARVPSCSSSEKSSTPSGPKRRGRGSFLYDKSVLYSDQCGSERDLDDKESSPHSGSKGHVDEQENNAVAAARQFGTRHVLVLYDFLPSTRTTDLERIFEKFGDHGVAIRWVNDTSALAVFRTPSAASEAQSCIPPRYKVRSLKENDDLLTKIDGRDLEPPKPRPKTSARTAQRLIAHGMGLKQFTNFGSDELKKQEEERKNRIAARQAMRDEAWGSD
- the LOC120674048 gene encoding uncharacterized protein LOC120674048 isoform X2, with the translated sequence MDGPRWTEEVDDLVDAGNVDGAIALLESVVSNLSTSAAAPSAAGLRLATALGDLAGLHASRGNTLRVDELRARAIVLRSRAAAPGALGDQELPQKCISQEGAVGSKDSEVSANTEQNNDDEEDDWEAIADSGALDDTLVSSLDQEARVPSCSSSEKSSTPSGPKRRGRGSFLYDKSVLYSDQCGSERDLDDKESSPHSGSKGHVDEQENNAVAAARQFGTRHVLVLYDFLPSTRTTDLERIFEKFGDHGVAIRWVNDTSALAVFRTPSAASEAQSCIPPRYKVRSLKENDDLLTKIDGRVALVSWCRPRTTQAETKDICKNSSKANCSWYGIEAIYKLWVG